One genomic region from Bradyrhizobium icense encodes:
- a CDS encoding ABCB family ABC transporter ATP-binding protein/permease — MADPDSRADAAQLPADNAPERATLIGTLVHLWPYIWPGDRTDLKMRVVWSMVLLLAAKLATLTVPFTFKWAIDALNGMGTAPVEASNWMLWLIASPLLMTASYGAVRVLMAVLTQFRDGIFARVAMHAVRKLAYITFVHMHELSLRFHLERKTGGLTRVLERGRTGIEVIVRMVILQLIPTIVEVSLLMAVLLWQFDWRYVLVTAITVVIYMYYTYIATEWRIEIRRKMNDSDTEANTKAIDSLLNYETVKYFSAETREAERYDRSMERYEHNSVKTYTSLAVLNTGQAVIFTIGLTATMLMCAIGVRNGTNTVGDFVMVNAMMIQLYQPLNFMGMVYREIKQAIIDIEKMFNVLSRNPEIKDIPGAAPLVVSAGSVRFDDVRFAYDPERPILKGLSFEVPAGKTVAIVGPSGAGKSTISRLLFRLYDVSSGKILIDGQDIRNVTQASLRASIGMVPQDTVLFNDTIRYNIRYGRWDAGDGEVEEAAQLAQIDSFVRNSPKGYETQVGERGLKLSGGEKQRVAIARTVLKAPPILVLDEATSALDSHTEHEIQEALERVSRGRTSLVIAHRLSTIVGADEIIVLDQGRIAERGTHVKLLAAGGLYASMWNRQREAEAAREKLAQIDDGNEAPNRAPPPVDDPLNEPAGDQPKSKDPLATAAE, encoded by the coding sequence ATGGCTGATCCTGATTCGCGCGCCGATGCCGCCCAACTGCCGGCCGACAATGCTCCCGAAAGAGCGACCCTGATCGGGACGCTGGTTCACCTCTGGCCCTATATCTGGCCCGGCGACCGCACCGACCTGAAAATGCGCGTGGTCTGGTCGATGGTGCTGCTGCTGGCCGCGAAGCTCGCGACGCTGACGGTGCCGTTCACCTTCAAATGGGCGATCGATGCGCTCAACGGCATGGGCACGGCGCCGGTCGAAGCCTCGAACTGGATGCTGTGGCTGATCGCCTCGCCATTGCTGATGACCGCGAGCTACGGCGCGGTGCGCGTTTTGATGGCGGTGCTGACGCAGTTTCGCGACGGCATCTTCGCCCGCGTCGCGATGCATGCGGTGCGCAAGCTCGCCTACATCACGTTCGTTCACATGCACGAATTGTCGCTGCGCTTTCATCTGGAGCGCAAGACCGGCGGCCTGACGCGCGTGCTGGAGCGCGGCCGGACCGGCATCGAGGTGATCGTGCGGATGGTGATCCTGCAGCTCATCCCGACCATCGTCGAGGTCTCGCTCCTGATGGCGGTGCTGCTGTGGCAGTTCGACTGGCGTTACGTGCTGGTCACCGCGATCACGGTCGTGATCTACATGTACTACACCTACATCGCGACCGAATGGCGGATCGAGATCCGCCGCAAGATGAACGATTCCGACACCGAAGCGAACACCAAGGCGATCGACTCGCTGCTCAACTACGAGACGGTGAAATATTTCAGCGCCGAGACGCGCGAGGCCGAACGCTACGACCGTTCGATGGAGCGCTACGAGCACAACAGTGTCAAGACCTACACCTCGCTGGCAGTGCTCAACACCGGGCAGGCGGTCATCTTCACCATCGGCCTCACCGCGACCATGCTGATGTGCGCGATCGGCGTGCGCAACGGCACCAACACGGTCGGCGATTTCGTCATGGTCAACGCCATGATGATCCAGCTCTACCAGCCGCTGAACTTCATGGGCATGGTCTATCGCGAGATCAAGCAGGCGATCATCGACATCGAGAAGATGTTCAACGTGCTGTCGCGCAATCCGGAGATCAAGGATATCCCAGGCGCCGCGCCGCTCGTGGTCAGCGCCGGGAGTGTGCGCTTCGACGACGTGCGCTTTGCCTATGATCCGGAGCGGCCGATCCTCAAAGGCCTCAGCTTCGAGGTGCCCGCCGGCAAGACGGTTGCGATCGTCGGTCCCTCCGGCGCCGGCAAGTCGACGATTTCGCGATTGCTCTTCCGCCTCTACGACGTCTCCAGCGGAAAAATCCTGATCGACGGCCAGGACATCAGGAACGTTACGCAGGCGAGCCTGCGCGCCTCGATCGGCATGGTGCCGCAGGATACCGTGCTGTTCAACGACACCATCCGCTACAACATCCGCTACGGTCGCTGGGATGCCGGCGATGGCGAGGTGGAAGAGGCGGCGCAACTGGCGCAGATCGACAGCTTCGTCCGCAACTCGCCCAAGGGCTACGAAACGCAGGTCGGCGAACGCGGGCTGAAACTGTCCGGCGGCGAGAAGCAGCGTGTGGCGATTGCGCGCACGGTCCTGAAGGCGCCGCCGATCCTGGTGCTGGATGAGGCAACCTCTGCGCTCGACAGCCACACCGAGCACGAAATCCAGGAAGCGTTGGAGCGGGTCTCACGCGGCCGCACCTCGCTGGTGATCGCGCACCGGCTCTCCACCATCGTCGGCGCCGACGAAATTATCGTGCTGGATCAAGGCCGCATTGCCGAGCGCGGCACCCACGTCAAGCTTTTGGCGGCGGGTGGGCTTTATGCCAGCATGTGGAACAGGCAGCGCGAAGCCGAGGCGGCACGGGAGAAGCTTGCGCAGATCGACGATGGTAACGAAGCGCCGAACCGCGCCCCGCCGCCGGTCGATGATCCGCTCAACGAGCCGGCCGGCGATCAGCCCAAATCCAAAGATCCCTTGGCAACCGCCGCGGAATAA
- a CDS encoding phosphatidylserine decarboxylase encodes MSIANSIRAQIPPIHREGYPFIGGFALVSLILFWIWTPLGWIGTVLTVWCALFFRDPVRVTPVRDGIVVSPADGRVSMVAQVLPPAELGLGDRPLPRISIFMSVFNCHVNRSPVTGRIDRIAYRPGTFINAELDKASEDNERNSLVISTTNGRIGVVQIAGLVARRIVSFVREGQSIGAGERFGLIRFGSRLDVYLPEGTRSLVSEGQTAIAGETILADFGSTEQGRTFRAD; translated from the coding sequence ATGTCGATTGCGAATTCGATCCGCGCGCAGATCCCACCGATCCACCGGGAGGGCTATCCGTTCATCGGCGGCTTTGCGCTGGTCAGCCTGATCCTGTTCTGGATCTGGACTCCGCTTGGCTGGATCGGCACCGTCCTGACCGTCTGGTGTGCACTGTTCTTCCGCGATCCCGTCCGCGTGACGCCGGTACGCGACGGCATCGTGGTGTCGCCGGCCGATGGCCGCGTCTCGATGGTTGCTCAGGTGCTGCCGCCGGCCGAACTCGGCCTCGGCGACCGGCCCCTGCCGCGCATTTCGATCTTCATGAGCGTGTTCAACTGCCACGTGAACCGCAGCCCGGTGACCGGCCGCATCGACCGCATCGCCTACCGGCCCGGCACCTTCATCAATGCCGAGCTCGACAAGGCGAGTGAAGACAATGAGCGCAACTCGCTGGTGATCTCGACCACGAACGGCCGGATCGGCGTGGTCCAGATTGCCGGGTTGGTAGCGCGGCGGATTGTCTCATTCGTGCGCGAAGGCCAGTCGATCGGCGCCGGCGAGCGGTTCGGCCTGATCCGTTTCGGCTCGCGTCTGGACGTCTATCTGCCCGAAGGCACGAGGTCGCTGGTTTCGGAGGGCCAGACGGCGATTGCCGGCGAGACGATTTTGGCCGATTTCGGCTCGACCGAGCAGGGCCGGACTTTTCGCGCCGATTAA
- a CDS encoding CDP-alcohol phosphatidyltransferase family protein, whose protein sequence is MLIPDPKYPELRRRRFRPIPVRMLVPNVITLLAICAGLTAIRLSIEGRMELAVAAIVFAAVLDGVDGRVARMIKGQSKFGAELDSLADFVNFGVAPGLMLYFWQLQELGNGGWIAAMVFAIAGGLRLARFNASIDDPNKPAFAANYFTGVPAPAGAILAMLPFYLAFLGVSKPPAMLTAAYTLLIAFLMVSRLPVFSGKTVKMRVPPEMVLPVFVSVVFFVALLIGYPWHILSIGSVLYLVSLPWGWKSYRDHERNAAVAEQPAPAAEATPSSPATFSPAPSDSEDERPARLN, encoded by the coding sequence ATGTTGATCCCGGACCCCAAATACCCTGAATTGCGCCGCCGCCGGTTTCGCCCGATCCCGGTGCGGATGCTGGTGCCCAACGTCATCACGCTGCTCGCGATCTGCGCCGGGCTGACGGCGATCCGCCTGTCGATCGAAGGGCGAATGGAGCTCGCCGTCGCCGCGATCGTATTCGCCGCGGTGCTCGACGGGGTCGACGGCCGCGTCGCGCGCATGATCAAGGGCCAGTCGAAATTCGGCGCCGAGCTCGACAGCCTGGCGGATTTCGTCAATTTCGGCGTCGCACCCGGCCTGATGCTGTATTTCTGGCAACTGCAGGAGCTGGGCAATGGCGGCTGGATCGCGGCGATGGTGTTCGCGATCGCGGGCGGCCTGCGGCTGGCGCGCTTCAACGCCAGTATCGACGACCCGAACAAGCCCGCCTTTGCGGCAAATTATTTCACCGGCGTGCCGGCACCGGCTGGCGCGATCCTTGCGATGTTGCCGTTCTATCTGGCATTTCTCGGCGTCTCGAAGCCGCCGGCCATGCTGACCGCGGCCTACACGCTGCTGATCGCTTTCCTGATGGTATCGCGGCTGCCGGTGTTTTCCGGCAAGACGGTGAAGATGCGGGTGCCGCCGGAAATGGTGCTGCCGGTTTTCGTCTCCGTCGTATTCTTCGTCGCGCTTCTGATCGGTTATCCCTGGCACATCCTGTCGATCGGCTCGGTGCTCTACCTCGTGAGCCTGCCCTGGGGCTGGAAATCCTATCGCGACCACGAGCGCAACGCCGCCGTTGCGGAGCAGCCGGCTCCGGCCGCTGAAGCCACGCCGTCATCTCCGGCGACGTTCTCGCCGGCGCCCAGCGACAGCGAGGACGAACGGCCGGCGCGGCTGAACTGA
- a CDS encoding motility protein A — MDITTLVGLTAGAIVLATLILMGGDFRMFYDIHAVIIIFGGSFAATMIRFPLSAILHGMPLGAKFAFTMSRLSARDLVDELARIAEIARKQGPVGLEKVETDEPFLAKGIRYVADGYDLEFIRDNMERDRDNFLMHLNEGSKIYRAIGDCAPAFGMIGTLLGMVQMFSNMSDPSKLGPFMAVALLATLYGAVVANLICLPIADKLHGKLIDEETNRTLIIDGILMIRDSKSPALVREMLLAYLPEKHRHEEGELVPA, encoded by the coding sequence ATGGATATCACCACGCTCGTTGGCCTGACAGCCGGTGCAATCGTGCTGGCGACGCTGATCCTGATGGGCGGTGATTTTCGGATGTTCTACGACATCCACGCCGTCATCATCATCTTCGGCGGGTCGTTCGCCGCGACCATGATCCGCTTTCCGCTCAGCGCGATCCTGCACGGCATGCCGTTAGGCGCGAAATTCGCCTTCACCATGAGCCGGCTCTCGGCGCGCGACCTGGTCGACGAACTGGCGCGGATCGCCGAAATCGCCCGCAAGCAGGGCCCGGTCGGACTTGAAAAGGTCGAGACCGACGAGCCGTTTCTCGCCAAGGGCATCCGTTACGTCGCCGACGGCTACGATCTGGAATTCATCCGCGACAATATGGAGCGCGACCGCGACAATTTTCTGATGCACCTGAACGAGGGCTCGAAGATCTATCGTGCGATCGGCGACTGCGCGCCGGCGTTCGGCATGATCGGCACGCTGCTCGGCATGGTGCAGATGTTCTCGAACATGTCGGACCCGTCCAAGCTCGGTCCGTTCATGGCCGTGGCCTTGCTGGCAACGCTTTACGGCGCCGTCGTCGCGAACCTGATCTGCCTGCCGATCGCCGACAAACTGCATGGCAAGCTGATCGACGAGGAAACCAATCGCACGCTGATCATCGACGGCATCCTGATGATCCGCGATTCCAAGAGCCCGGCCTTGGTGCGTGAAATGCTGTTGGCCTATCTGCCCGAAAAGCATCGACACGAGGAAGGCGAGCTGGTTCCGGCTTGA
- a CDS encoding OmpA/MotB family protein, producing the protein MAKKKREEAHGGHGWFVTFADLMALLLSFFVMLVAFSSQDQQKLKIVAGSMREAFGVQTESRHSGIVEADGLPTRPKLKNVAHISPEEASNTPTPDEKDRQREIGARLKVDREFALAAASLRQALQDMPELTEMSKNIMFEETKEGLNLEIVDQDGRSMFADGSKVPYDRTRRLIQKLAVPLKATPLRLNIVGHTSAGFLPSRGEYGAFDLSADRANAVRQILEREGLPASHIYAVGGKADSQPLFPDDPTLPANRRVTITLMRENPPLPPNLKP; encoded by the coding sequence ATGGCCAAGAAAAAACGCGAAGAGGCGCATGGCGGTCACGGCTGGTTCGTGACGTTCGCCGACCTGATGGCGTTGTTGCTGTCGTTCTTTGTGATGCTGGTGGCCTTCTCCAGCCAGGACCAGCAGAAGCTCAAGATCGTCGCCGGCTCGATGCGCGAGGCGTTTGGCGTGCAGACCGAGTCCCGGCATTCGGGAATCGTCGAAGCCGACGGCCTGCCGACGCGGCCCAAGCTGAAGAATGTTGCGCATATCTCGCCCGAGGAAGCCTCCAATACCCCGACGCCCGACGAGAAGGACCGTCAGCGCGAAATCGGCGCCCGTCTTAAGGTCGATCGCGAATTCGCGCTCGCCGCGGCCTCGTTGCGCCAGGCGCTGCAGGACATGCCGGAACTGACCGAAATGTCCAAGAACATCATGTTCGAGGAGACCAAAGAGGGCCTCAATCTGGAGATCGTCGACCAGGATGGCCGCTCGATGTTCGCCGACGGCTCCAAGGTCCCGTACGACCGCACCCGCCGGTTGATCCAGAAGCTGGCCGTGCCGCTGAAGGCGACGCCGCTGCGGCTCAACATTGTCGGCCACACCTCTGCCGGCTTCCTGCCGTCACGCGGTGAATATGGCGCCTTCGATCTGTCGGCGGACCGCGCCAACGCCGTCCGCCAGATCCTCGAACGCGAAGGGCTGCCGGCATCCCACATCTACGCGGTTGGCGGCAAGGCCGACAGCCAGCCGCTGTTTCCCGACGATCCGACGCTGCCTGCAAACCGTCGCGTTACCATCACGTTGATGCGCGAAAATCCACCGCTTCCGCCCAACCTGAAGCCGTAA
- a CDS encoding potassium transporter Kup, with product MAVSVTSTEAHEGQATSGFWALTLGSIGVVFGDIGTSPLYAFREAATHAAEGQPVSRIIVLGVLSLILWSLFIVVTAKYVLLLLRADNNGEGGTLSLMALGQRALGRRSWPLLALGVVGASMFIGDSMITPAISVLSAVEGLKLVTPALEHYVVPLTIFILVVLFSVQSSGTARVASAFGPVTAVWFLTLAVLGLVHISDDPTVLYAINPWYGIQFMLSHGVIGLVTMGLVFLAVTGGEALYADLGHFGRKPIRTAWLFFVLPSLLINYFGQGALVLSDPSAIENSFYRMVPEMLLIPLVILATAATVIASQAVITGAFSLIRQAVQLGLLPRFEVRYTSETHAGQIYLPRVNRMLLIGVVLLVLLFRSSSGLASAYGIAVSTTMVVDGIMGFVVIWKLWNWRAATAAAVILPFVVVDMSFFAANLLKLFEGAWVPLLFGVAMAVMIWTWRRGAAILTAKTRRIEVPLMDLIKSLEKRPPHIVKGTAVFLTSDPSFVPTALMHNLKHNKVLHEHNVILTIETAQTPRVDVSERVKMETISEKFSTVRLRFGFMESPNVPKALVIARKLGWQFDIMATSFFVSRRSLKPSAQSGMPLWQDHLFIAMSRSANDATDYFQIPTGRVVEVGTQVTI from the coding sequence ATGGCTGTCAGCGTCACATCTACCGAAGCCCATGAGGGGCAGGCCACCTCCGGTTTTTGGGCCCTGACGCTGGGCAGTATCGGCGTGGTGTTCGGCGATATCGGCACGTCGCCGCTGTATGCGTTCCGCGAGGCCGCCACACATGCGGCTGAAGGCCAGCCGGTATCGCGCATCATTGTACTCGGCGTGCTCTCGCTGATCCTGTGGTCGCTGTTCATCGTGGTGACAGCCAAATATGTGCTGCTGCTGTTGCGTGCCGACAACAATGGGGAGGGCGGTACGCTGTCCCTGATGGCGTTGGGTCAGCGGGCGCTGGGCCGGCGGAGCTGGCCGCTATTGGCGCTCGGCGTGGTCGGCGCGTCGATGTTCATCGGCGACTCCATGATCACGCCGGCGATTTCGGTTTTATCGGCGGTCGAAGGTCTCAAACTCGTCACGCCCGCGCTCGAACACTATGTAGTGCCGCTGACGATCTTCATTCTCGTCGTGCTGTTCTCGGTTCAGAGCAGCGGCACCGCGCGCGTCGCCTCAGCCTTCGGGCCGGTCACGGCGGTCTGGTTCTTGACGCTGGCGGTGTTGGGCCTCGTCCACATCTCTGACGATCCCACCGTGCTCTACGCGATCAATCCCTGGTATGGAATCCAGTTCATGCTGTCCCATGGCGTCATCGGCCTGGTGACGATGGGCCTGGTGTTTTTGGCGGTAACCGGCGGCGAGGCGCTTTATGCCGACCTCGGGCATTTCGGGCGCAAGCCGATCCGGACCGCATGGCTCTTTTTCGTCTTGCCGTCATTGCTGATCAATTATTTCGGACAGGGCGCGCTGGTATTGTCCGATCCGTCGGCGATCGAAAACTCGTTCTACCGGATGGTCCCGGAGATGCTGTTGATTCCGCTCGTGATACTGGCGACCGCCGCCACCGTGATCGCGAGCCAGGCGGTGATCACGGGCGCCTTTTCGCTGATCCGCCAGGCGGTGCAGCTCGGTTTGTTGCCGCGCTTCGAGGTCCGTTACACCTCCGAAACCCATGCCGGCCAGATCTATCTGCCGCGCGTCAACCGGATGCTGCTGATCGGGGTCGTGCTGCTGGTGCTGTTGTTCCGCAGCTCGAGCGGACTGGCTTCGGCCTACGGCATCGCCGTTTCCACCACCATGGTCGTCGACGGTATCATGGGCTTTGTCGTGATCTGGAAATTGTGGAACTGGCGCGCGGCGACCGCGGCGGCCGTGATCCTGCCTTTCGTCGTCGTCGACATGAGCTTCTTTGCCGCAAACCTGTTGAAGCTGTTCGAAGGCGCCTGGGTGCCGCTGCTGTTCGGCGTTGCGATGGCGGTGATGATCTGGACCTGGCGCCGGGGTGCGGCGATCCTGACCGCCAAGACGCGGCGCATCGAAGTGCCCTTGATGGACCTGATCAAGAGCCTGGAAAAGCGCCCGCCCCACATCGTCAAGGGCACGGCGGTGTTTCTGACTTCCGATCCGAGCTTCGTGCCGACCGCGTTGATGCACAATCTCAAGCACAACAAGGTGCTGCACGAACACAATGTGATCCTGACCATCGAAACCGCACAAACGCCGCGGGTCGACGTTTCAGAGCGCGTCAAGATGGAAACCATTAGCGAGAAGTTTTCTACCGTGCGGCTGCGGTTCGGCTTCATGGAATCGCCGAACGTCCCCAAAGCGCTGGTGATCGCGCGCAAGCTCGGCTGGCAGTTCGACATCATGGCGACGTCATTCTTCGTGTCCCGGCGGTCGCTCAAGCCATCGGCGCAGTCGGGCATGCCGCTATGGCAGGATCATCTGTTCATCGCGATGAGCCGGTCGGCGAATGATGCTACCGACTACTTCCAGATCCCGACAGGACGGGTGGTTGAGGTAGGTACGCAGGTAACCATTTGA
- a CDS encoding potassium transporter Kup, giving the protein MSVQFAIPAAETPAANGHGEAHSTATFKALMLGSIGVVYGDIGTSPLYALREAVVAASGASTAATPQAVLGVLSLILWALIVVVTLKYVVILLRADNNGEGGTLALMALAQRAVGKGGAAVVLLGIVSGALFYGDAVITPALSVLSAIEGIKLVTVTFEHCVVPLTVIILVALFAVQSRGTARVASFFGPVMCVWFAVLAIAAVPQIVRHPEVLLALNPLYAVSFMLHHGLIGFVTLGAVFLAVTGAEALYADLGHFGKRPIQTAWLFIVLPSLAINYLGQGALLIANPKAIENPFFLMFPDWALIPMVALATAATVIASQAVITGAYSLTRQAIQLGLLPRFEIRHTSEAHSGQIFIPRINLLLLLAVILLVVLFRSSSGLASAYGISVTGTMVVTGMMGFVVVWRVWKWSPIAAAALIAPFLFLDITFLAANLLKVFEGGWVPLALGGIVMILMYTWRRGSRLLFEKSRKLEFPLAELVAMLEKRPPQRVPGTAVFLTSDPECAPTALMHSLKHYKVLHEKNVILTIETAPTPRIDDAERVRMEQLSETFSRVTLKFGFMESPNVPKTLAIARKLGWQFDIMSTSFFLSRRALKPAAHSGMPRWQDLLFIRLSRSANDATDYFQIPTGRVVEVGTQVTV; this is encoded by the coding sequence ATGTCAGTCCAGTTTGCGATCCCCGCGGCGGAAACGCCCGCGGCGAATGGTCATGGCGAAGCGCATTCCACGGCGACCTTCAAGGCGCTGATGCTCGGCAGCATCGGGGTCGTTTATGGCGACATCGGCACCAGCCCCCTGTATGCGCTGCGCGAGGCGGTTGTTGCCGCCAGCGGGGCCTCGACCGCTGCTACGCCGCAGGCCGTACTCGGCGTGCTCTCGCTGATTCTGTGGGCGCTGATCGTCGTGGTGACGCTGAAATACGTCGTCATCCTCTTGCGCGCCGACAACAATGGCGAGGGCGGAACGCTGGCGTTGATGGCGCTGGCGCAGCGCGCGGTCGGCAAGGGCGGGGCGGCGGTCGTGCTGCTCGGCATCGTCTCCGGCGCGCTGTTCTATGGCGACGCGGTGATCACGCCGGCGCTGTCGGTATTGTCGGCGATCGAGGGCATTAAACTCGTCACCGTCACCTTTGAGCATTGTGTCGTGCCGCTGACGGTCATCATTCTGGTGGCACTGTTTGCCGTGCAGTCGCGCGGCACAGCCCGCGTCGCCTCGTTCTTCGGACCGGTGATGTGCGTCTGGTTCGCCGTGCTTGCGATCGCGGCCGTGCCGCAAATTGTTCGGCATCCCGAAGTTTTGCTGGCGCTCAACCCGCTCTATGCCGTTTCCTTCATGCTCCATCACGGCCTGATCGGTTTCGTGACGTTGGGCGCGGTGTTTCTCGCCGTTACCGGCGCGGAGGCGCTCTATGCCGATCTCGGCCATTTCGGCAAACGGCCGATCCAGACCGCCTGGCTCTTCATCGTGCTGCCGTCGCTTGCGATCAACTATCTGGGGCAGGGTGCGCTCCTGATTGCCAATCCCAAAGCTATCGAGAATCCCTTCTTCCTGATGTTCCCCGACTGGGCGCTGATTCCGATGGTCGCGCTGGCGACGGCGGCGACCGTGATCGCGAGCCAGGCCGTCATCACCGGCGCCTATTCGCTGACGCGCCAGGCGATCCAGCTCGGGCTGCTGCCGCGGTTCGAAATTCGTCATACCTCGGAAGCACATTCGGGCCAGATCTTCATCCCGCGCATCAACCTGCTGCTGTTGCTCGCGGTGATTTTGCTGGTGGTGCTTTTCCGCTCGTCGAGCGGGCTGGCGTCGGCCTACGGAATTTCCGTGACTGGCACCATGGTGGTCACGGGCATGATGGGTTTTGTCGTGGTCTGGCGGGTCTGGAAATGGTCGCCGATCGCGGCCGCAGCCCTGATCGCTCCGTTCCTGTTTCTCGACATTACCTTCCTCGCCGCCAATCTGCTGAAGGTGTTCGAGGGCGGCTGGGTGCCGCTCGCGCTTGGCGGCATCGTGATGATCCTGATGTACACGTGGCGCCGCGGCAGCCGGCTGTTGTTCGAGAAGTCGCGCAAGCTGGAATTCCCGCTGGCCGAACTGGTCGCGATGCTGGAGAAGCGGCCGCCGCAGCGGGTCCCCGGCACCGCCGTGTTCCTGACCTCCGACCCCGAATGCGCGCCGACAGCGCTGATGCACAGCCTGAAACACTACAAGGTGCTGCATGAGAAGAACGTCATTCTCACCATCGAGACCGCACCGACGCCGCGGATCGACGATGCCGAACGGGTGCGGATGGAGCAGCTCAGCGAGACCTTCTCCCGGGTCACGTTGAAATTCGGCTTCATGGAATCGCCCAACGTGCCGAAGACGCTGGCGATCGCCCGCAAGCTTGGCTGGCAGTTCGACATCATGTCGACGTCGTTCTTCCTGTCCCGCCGCGCGCTCAAACCCGCCGCGCATTCGGGCATGCCGCGCTGGCAGGATTTGCTGTTCATCCGCCTCAGCCGCTCCGCCAACGACGCCACCGACTATTTCCAGATCCCGACCGGACGCGTGGTCGAAGTCGGAACGCAGGTCACGGTCTAG
- a CDS encoding helix-turn-helix domain-containing protein yields the protein MSHFYISPALMMKTASEAFDRDAERVELHDLVRAEDPVLAWISDQMVQEVTAGGPGGRLCYDALALQASVHILRKYASVQFKLPCSQGRFRPAHARLIEDYIEQNIFRNITLEELANICNCTPVQFVRKFQAHYGTRPHAFVLKRKVERACQHLRKDRLALKEIALVSGFADQSHLNRVFRRHMNITPAEYRKQH from the coding sequence GTGTCTCATTTCTACATCTCGCCCGCGCTCATGATGAAAACGGCAAGCGAAGCTTTCGACCGCGACGCGGAGCGCGTTGAACTCCACGACCTGGTGCGTGCGGAAGATCCGGTATTGGCCTGGATCAGCGATCAAATGGTTCAGGAGGTGACCGCTGGAGGTCCGGGCGGGCGGCTCTGTTACGATGCGCTGGCCCTTCAGGCCAGCGTGCACATCCTGCGAAAATACGCCTCTGTGCAGTTCAAGTTACCCTGCTCGCAGGGACGTTTCAGGCCCGCCCATGCGCGGCTGATCGAAGACTACATCGAACAGAACATCTTCCGGAACATCACACTCGAGGAATTGGCCAACATCTGCAACTGCACGCCGGTTCAGTTTGTGCGCAAATTCCAAGCGCATTACGGAACCCGGCCGCATGCCTTTGTCTTGAAGCGCAAGGTGGAACGTGCATGCCAGCATCTGCGTAAAGATCGTCTGGCGCTCAAGGAGATCGCCCTGGTGAGCGGCTTTGCCGATCAGAGCCATCTCAACCGGGTCTTTCGCCGGCACATGAACATCACGCCGGCCGAATATCGCAAGCAGCACTGA